One window from the genome of Papaver somniferum cultivar HN1 unplaced genomic scaffold, ASM357369v1 unplaced-scaffold_84, whole genome shotgun sequence encodes:
- the LOC113345955 gene encoding pollen-specific leucine-rich repeat extensin-like protein 1, whose product MAYKNAMLTVTLLFMVVVGTCTAQSAPSLAPTTSMIMPPMMSTVPSPPMMMSPPPPSMMMSPPPMMMSPPPPSMMMSPPPMMMSPPPPAMMMVPPPMMMMTPPPMMMPPAQPPMMMMSPPPSSPMAPGPGPSNGMMMPGSPPAPTPMSHSDAPGPSPMMMAPPPPNSGVVYGASLTLLAGISVLQLLI is encoded by the exons ATGGCTTACAAAAATGCCATGCTCACAGTTACACTTCTGTTCATGGTTGTAGTAGGAACATGTACGGCTCAATCTGCACCTTCTTTAGCACCAACAACATCAATGATAATGCCACCGATGATGTCTACTGTTCCTTCTCCACCTATGATGAT GTCGCCACCTCCTCCGTCTATGATGATGTCTCCACCTCCTATGATGATGTCGCCACCTCCTCCGTCTATGATGATGTCTCCACCTCCTATGATGATGTCGCCACCTCCTCCGGCTATGATGATGGTGCCACCTCCTATGATGATGATGACGCCACCGCCTATGATGATGCCACCAGCCCAGCCTCCCATGATGATGAtgtcaccaccaccatcttctccaatGGCACCAGGTCCCGGTCCTAGTAATGGTATGATGATGCCCGGCTCTCCCCCTGCACCTACTCCTATGTCACATTCCGATGCTCCTGGTCCTTCTCCAATGATGATGGCTCCTCCCCCTCCTAATTCAGGCGTTGTTTATGGAGCTTCCCTGACCTTGTTAGCCGGAATATCTGTTCTACAGTTACTCATCTAA
- the LOC113345893 gene encoding F-box protein At3g07870-like: MTTQTIKSSYTSEEYDHIDIGNKMEKYYYSYETLMEMEHCRFAFKSFQSDILVGSCNGLVCFEKEDSYNNMPEPFAICNPLTGKFIFLKPNFSRVWEEEAVLVSSGFGYCQSTNQYKVVRIYALNGEESHVQVYTIGSSEWRDMETCIRNNTFPSPGIFANGVLHWLDAFEGGISHIASFDLEDEKFRSLPLPPSEELGRLDSSHNKLNLLGGNLCWVQSQYRPTYNIDIWVYKRKTHNTNNTHKLDYYSKNSWNWVKEFSIKSRLEPIQLQKAIKYYCWAARSIVMTLKLKL; this comes from the coding sequence ATGACTACACAGACAATAAAATCAAGCTATACTTCGGAGGAATATGATCATATTGATATTGGTAATAAGATGGAGAAGTATTACTACTCTTATGAAACACTCATGGAGATGGAGCATTGCAGATTTGCTTTTAAATCCTTTCAAAGTGATATCCTGGTTGGATCATGCAATGGATTAGTTTGTTTTGAGAAAGAGGATTCTTATAACAATATGCCTGAGCCTTTCGCAATTTGCAATCCCTTAACAGgaaaatttatttttcttaaacCTAATTTTAGTAGGGTGTGGGAAGAAGAGGCTGTCCTAGTTTCAAGTGGGTTCGGTTATTGTCAATCAACAAACCAGtacaaggttgttaggatttaCGCACTCAATGGCGAGGAGTCACACGTCCAAGTATATACTATCGGCAGCAGCGAGTGGAGAGACATGGAAACATGTATAAGGAATAACACATTCCCTTCACCTGGTATCTTTGCTAATGGTGTTCTTCATTGGTTGGACGCTTTCGAAGGTGGAATAAGTCACATTGCGTcctttgatttggaagatgagaaGTTTCGATCTCTCCCACTACCACCTTCTGAGGAACTTGGACGTTTAGATTCTTCTCATAATAAACTCAATTTGTTGGGTGGGAATTTGTGTTGGGTTCAGTCTCAGTATAGACCTACCTATAACATAGACATATGGGTGTATAAGAGAAAGACGCACAACACTAACAATACTCATAAGCTCGACTACTATAGCAAGAATTCTTGGAATTGGGTCAAGGAGTTTAGTATAAAGAGTAGGCTCGAGCCAATTCAATTACAAAAGGCAATCAAGTACTATTGTTGGGCAGCAAGATCCATTGTTATGACCCTAAAACTCAAATTATAA